One region of Streptomyces davaonensis JCM 4913 genomic DNA includes:
- a CDS encoding non-ribosomal peptide synthetase, whose protein sequence is MTDIDLTGLTPEQKRVLLAERLRRAGEGRAPARRRRFAASFPQQRMWFLEQLDPGGAAYNIPAAARVHGPLDVELWRRSLAEIVRRHESLRTTFDEVDGEPVQVVHDSGELELTVVECGHLRGSEGEPGIVELARQEFARPFDLGTGPLMRMKFLRLADDEHVLLLTMHHIVADLWSTSVLFGELIALYQGHLTGTPAELPPLPVQYADYAAWQRKKLAGDGFAAELEHWRTTLEGATPVLELPTDRPRPAVLTSAGGSRPFHLPAPVMNGVRELSRRSGVTPFMTLLAAYVVLLHRYSRQEDVVVGVPVANRGQSQVEPLIGYFVNTLAIRNDVSGNPTFTELLGRVRQSALDAFAHQDVPFERLVEELSPERDLSRSPVFQVSFVFQNIPVPEFDVAGLRFELLEVASSTARFDLELQVFERGEELSGWFEYNTELFDAATVDRMSGHLKVLLDNLLADPEQSVLDVPLMTEAEEEAQHREREDTRAEWPDELLTHRRVEQQAALRPDAEAVYCQGETLTYAHLDASANQLARRLKLLGVGRDVPVGVCLERSLDMVVAVLAVLKAGGAYVPVDPKLPEDRMAFMIEDSGLPVMITQSSVAPNLPASRATALCVDELREEIAAESAVALDEPVAPEDLAYIIYTSGSTGRPKGVQLPHRALRNLFWAMKQWPGIDAGDSLLAVTTLSFDIATLELLLPLVEGARVVLATREVATDGKLLADEMAATGATMMQATPSTWRMLLDAGWPGRPGLRGLICGEALPPDLARRLLAKGVDLWNMYGPSETTIYSLGTRITDDTITIGRPIANTEVHILDPEGRPVPPGVPGELCIGGAGLARGYLDRPDLTAKQFIANPFESDLADRLYRTGDLVRRRVDGTVDYLGRLDHQVKLRGYRIELGEIESVLMWQEYIRDSVVVVREDQPGDRRLVAYAVPDPEAGTTDDLRRRLRAALSDKLPDYMVPSAFVFLDALPRTPGGKTDRGALPAPEPGQGTRAATAYVAPRDAEEKTLCELFAQVLNVSRVGIDDSFFALGGHSLLATRLTARIRAALGTEVPVRALFERQTVAGLAELLRQGGGDERPALTPQTRPDPLPLSFAQRRLWFLHQMEGPSPTYNLPLVLRLTGALDVDCLRAALADVVSRHEALRTVFPDTGATAYQHILDPGQACPALPVTDVDEAGLDAAVGAAVRHAFDLRSEPPLHAELFTLGADTHVLAVVVHHIAADGWSLAPLRHDLATAYRARLEDRAPAWAPLPVQYADYTLWQQGYLGAQDDPASVWSRQLDHWRDALDDLPERLALPVDRPHPAEASHDGDTLTFRWEADLHLGLARLARDCDVSLFMVLDAALAVLLGRLGAGADIPIGVASAGRDDQATENLIGFFANTLVLRTRLSDGQTFRELLAAVRENTLDALAHQDIPFEALVDSLRPTRSVAHHPLVQVMLSWQTGTDETLDLPGIETTPLVRGTGTARMDLVFLLHERLAGDGAPAGIEGGIEYNADVFDPETVRTMARRLRQVLLAMVGDPDRPVGDLDLLTPAERHRLLEEWNGEVGEAPTAGLSELFAAQAARTPGAVAVSHGEERLTYAELDAAADRLAVRLRALGVGADGSEDAVCLLMDRSLRLPVAILAVIKAGGAYVPLDARYPVSRMRMIVADTKASVLLVDGTEDPGVGATHVLDVAAHDGTDVTALDAPERGPDRMAYVMYTSGSTGRPKGVAITHGNVASLAADRQWQGGHHARVLMHSPIAFDASTYELWAPLLTGGEVVVAPAGELDPDVLVRTLHEHDVTAAFFTTALFNLLVERDPTALAGLREVLSGGESHAPDVFAKAMAACPDTVFYNIYGPTETTTFALLQDISEVTDGSLPIGLPMDDTRAYVLDERLRPVPVGVPGELYLSGWGVARGYLGQPALTAQRFVACPYGTPGERMYRTGDLVRRRADGRIEYLGRTDDQVKIRGFRIEPGEIQKTLGSHPAVTDASVLVREKPSGGKDLVGYAVLADGAHAEPAELRAYIAERLPQYMVPVAVVLLDAFPMTANGKIDRRALPAPDLGTDSGSREPATPAERILCTVFAEILQVPEVGPDTGFFDMGGDSIQATQLVAQARTAGLVFTVRDVFTQQTVAGIAQAARPADEDTGAGVADIGTGEIPLLPVVERQRQLGGSVVGFDLSATVGLPSDVDEERLTAALQAVVDRHDALRIRLVTGPEGQWSLHADEPGSVRVADLLRRVDIGALTDGAARDLIAEETAAAKQRLDPAEGAMLQPVWFDAGAGRAGRLLLAVHHFAVDGVSWRILLADLAAAWDAVSAGREPVLAPVVTSLRGWAARLTSEESIARHRAELPLWQGVLRDAAPLVSGEPDADRDIAGAEGRLTLTLPTEDTAPLVGRAPTVLRSGIQDVLLAAFGLAVDHWRARRLGTDSAPVVLDVESHGRHEHLADGADLSRTVGWFTGVHPVRLDGGALTWDEVTEAGPGLAGAVIRTRAHLRALPERGLGYGLLRHLDPDSAPLLAELPTPQALFNYLGRVPVTDEEKPWFPLRDDTVPGATAARPLPYPLEVNAVTQDGPDGPQLVANWSWAPSLLTEDEVRELADAWFEALRAIGRCAHAVESGAVELDLSDSERAAAADAADLLHAPIPKADRGNGTGLSFGQLEFLLQPVGPNHAHHAVITAWRLRGALDAPALRRALDDLVARHDILRTRYVQQGSATVQFADGKPAWPLDTVDLRGQEAQQERLRELLTAQTQVPYRIEDGNLVRGVLVQLSDDEHALVLVAHHILVDHWGFLVIAGELAELYAAHSTARQPRLPDVMVQHLDYAAWEQGLLTSGALDEHVAHWRGELDGAARTLDFEAPAHQLDDFVEGYSHSVVIDAEAMGAVRDAARREGVTLFMMLMSAFHVLLHSYSGATDIAVSHPLAGRERPESKSMVGPFINVVLNRTRLADDPTVGELIQRVLRGELDAYSHQNVPLRALVHDGVIGDGNQTPLRVMLNLLGVPSDELALEGLQVEPLDVEFGDESPLPGLVLSIEPHNLDLYLVAREVEGELRGLWVYSPDRIAPAVMGALVRQWPKALELVARHPELTVSQLRARLRA, encoded by the coding sequence ATGACCGACATCGACCTGACCGGCCTCACACCGGAGCAGAAGCGCGTGTTGCTGGCGGAGCGACTGCGGCGGGCGGGCGAGGGGCGGGCCCCGGCGCGCAGGCGGCGCTTCGCCGCGTCGTTCCCCCAGCAGCGCATGTGGTTCCTGGAGCAGCTCGACCCGGGCGGCGCCGCCTACAACATCCCGGCGGCGGCGCGCGTGCACGGACCGCTCGACGTGGAGCTGTGGCGCCGCAGCCTCGCCGAGATCGTCCGCAGGCACGAGTCCCTGCGCACCACCTTCGACGAGGTCGACGGCGAGCCCGTGCAGGTCGTCCACGACTCGGGCGAGCTGGAGCTGACCGTCGTGGAGTGCGGGCACCTGCGCGGATCCGAAGGGGAGCCGGGCATCGTGGAGTTGGCCCGGCAGGAGTTCGCCCGGCCCTTCGACCTCGGCACCGGCCCGCTGATGCGGATGAAGTTCCTGCGCCTGGCCGACGACGAGCACGTCCTGCTGCTCACCATGCACCACATCGTCGCCGACCTGTGGTCGACGTCCGTGCTCTTCGGCGAGCTGATCGCGCTCTACCAGGGCCACCTCACCGGCACCCCGGCCGAACTGCCCCCACTGCCCGTCCAGTACGCCGACTACGCGGCCTGGCAGCGCAAGAAGCTGGCGGGCGACGGTTTCGCGGCCGAGCTGGAGCACTGGCGCACGACACTGGAGGGCGCCACGCCCGTCCTCGAACTGCCCACCGACCGGCCCCGACCCGCCGTGCTGACCAGCGCCGGCGGCTCGCGGCCCTTCCACCTCCCGGCCCCGGTGATGAACGGCGTGCGCGAACTGAGCCGCCGCAGCGGTGTCACCCCGTTCATGACGCTGCTCGCCGCCTACGTCGTCCTGCTGCACCGCTACAGCAGGCAGGAGGACGTCGTCGTCGGCGTGCCGGTGGCCAACCGGGGACAGTCCCAGGTCGAGCCGCTCATCGGGTACTTCGTCAACACCCTCGCGATCCGCAACGACGTCTCCGGCAACCCCACCTTCACCGAACTGCTCGGCCGGGTGCGCCAGTCGGCCCTCGACGCCTTCGCCCATCAGGACGTTCCCTTCGAGCGGCTGGTGGAAGAGCTGTCTCCGGAACGGGACCTGTCGCGCTCGCCGGTCTTCCAGGTGTCGTTCGTGTTCCAGAACATCCCGGTGCCCGAGTTCGACGTCGCCGGGCTGCGCTTCGAGCTGCTGGAGGTGGCGAGCTCCACCGCGCGCTTCGACCTCGAACTCCAGGTGTTCGAGCGGGGCGAGGAGCTGAGCGGCTGGTTCGAGTACAACACCGAGCTGTTCGACGCGGCCACCGTCGACCGTATGAGCGGCCACCTGAAGGTGCTCCTGGACAACCTCCTCGCCGACCCCGAACAGTCCGTCCTGGACGTCCCGTTGATGACCGAGGCCGAGGAGGAGGCACAGCACCGGGAGCGGGAGGACACCCGCGCCGAGTGGCCCGACGAGCTGCTCACCCACCGGCGCGTCGAGCAGCAGGCGGCCCTGCGCCCGGACGCGGAAGCGGTGTACTGCCAGGGGGAGACGCTCACTTACGCCCACCTCGACGCCTCCGCGAACCAGCTCGCCCGCAGGCTGAAGCTGCTCGGCGTCGGGCGGGACGTGCCGGTCGGGGTCTGCCTGGAGCGCTCGCTCGACATGGTCGTCGCGGTACTGGCGGTGCTGAAGGCTGGCGGCGCCTATGTGCCCGTCGACCCGAAACTGCCCGAGGACCGCATGGCGTTCATGATCGAGGACTCCGGGCTGCCCGTGATGATCACCCAGAGTTCGGTGGCGCCGAACCTGCCCGCGTCCCGGGCGACGGCGCTGTGCGTGGACGAACTCCGCGAGGAGATCGCCGCCGAGTCCGCCGTGGCCCTCGACGAGCCGGTGGCACCCGAGGACCTCGCGTACATCATCTACACCTCGGGCTCCACCGGCCGCCCCAAGGGCGTCCAACTGCCGCACCGCGCCCTGCGCAACCTGTTCTGGGCGATGAAGCAGTGGCCCGGCATCGACGCCGGCGACAGTCTGCTCGCCGTCACCACGCTCTCCTTCGACATCGCCACCCTGGAGCTGCTGCTGCCGCTCGTCGAGGGCGCCCGCGTGGTGCTCGCCACCCGCGAAGTGGCCACCGACGGCAAGCTGTTGGCCGACGAGATGGCCGCCACCGGCGCGACCATGATGCAGGCGACCCCGTCCACCTGGCGGATGCTGCTCGACGCGGGCTGGCCCGGCCGCCCCGGACTGCGCGGCCTGATCTGCGGCGAGGCCCTGCCGCCCGACCTGGCGCGCCGACTGCTGGCCAAGGGCGTGGACCTGTGGAACATGTACGGCCCCAGCGAGACCACCATCTACTCGCTGGGCACCCGGATCACCGACGACACCATCACCATCGGCCGGCCGATCGCCAACACCGAGGTGCACATCCTCGACCCCGAGGGCCGTCCGGTGCCGCCCGGCGTCCCCGGTGAACTGTGCATCGGCGGCGCCGGACTGGCCCGGGGCTACCTCGACCGGCCGGACCTGACGGCGAAGCAGTTCATCGCCAACCCCTTCGAGTCGGACCTCGCCGACCGGCTCTATCGCACCGGCGACCTGGTACGGCGCCGGGTGGACGGGACCGTCGACTACCTCGGCCGCCTCGACCACCAGGTCAAACTGCGCGGTTACCGGATCGAACTCGGCGAGATCGAGTCGGTGCTGATGTGGCAGGAGTACATCCGCGACTCGGTCGTCGTGGTGCGCGAGGACCAGCCGGGCGACCGGCGCCTGGTCGCCTACGCGGTACCGGACCCGGAGGCGGGCACCACCGACGACCTGCGCCGCCGACTGCGGGCCGCGCTCTCCGACAAGCTCCCCGACTACATGGTGCCGTCCGCGTTCGTGTTCCTCGACGCGCTGCCCCGCACCCCGGGCGGAAAGACCGACCGAGGCGCACTGCCTGCCCCCGAGCCGGGCCAGGGGACCCGCGCGGCCACGGCGTACGTCGCGCCCCGCGACGCCGAGGAGAAGACCCTGTGCGAGCTGTTCGCCCAGGTGCTGAACGTGTCCAGGGTGGGCATCGACGACAGCTTCTTCGCCCTGGGCGGGCACTCGCTGCTCGCCACCCGGCTGACGGCGCGGATCCGCGCCGCGCTCGGCACCGAGGTGCCGGTGCGGGCCCTCTTCGAGCGGCAGACCGTGGCCGGTCTCGCCGAACTGCTGCGGCAGGGCGGCGGCGACGAGCGGCCCGCCCTGACTCCGCAGACCCGCCCCGACCCGCTGCCGCTGTCCTTCGCCCAGCGACGGCTGTGGTTCCTGCACCAGATGGAGGGCCCCTCACCCACGTACAACCTCCCCTTGGTGCTGCGGCTGACCGGTGCGCTGGACGTCGACTGCCTGCGCGCCGCGCTCGCCGACGTCGTCAGCCGCCACGAGGCGCTGCGCACCGTCTTCCCGGACACCGGCGCGACGGCGTACCAGCACATCCTCGACCCGGGTCAGGCGTGCCCCGCGCTCCCGGTCACCGACGTGGACGAGGCGGGCCTCGACGCCGCCGTGGGCGCCGCAGTCCGGCACGCCTTCGACCTGAGGTCCGAACCCCCGCTGCACGCCGAGCTGTTCACGCTCGGCGCCGACACGCATGTGCTGGCCGTCGTCGTCCATCACATCGCGGCCGACGGCTGGTCCCTGGCACCGCTGCGGCACGACCTGGCGACCGCCTACCGGGCCCGCCTGGAGGACCGGGCACCGGCATGGGCGCCGCTGCCCGTGCAGTACGCCGACTACACCCTGTGGCAGCAGGGGTACCTCGGCGCGCAGGACGACCCGGCCAGTGTCTGGTCGCGTCAACTGGACCACTGGCGCGACGCGTTGGACGACCTGCCGGAGCGGCTCGCCCTCCCCGTCGACCGGCCCCACCCCGCCGAGGCGTCCCACGACGGCGACACCCTCACCTTCCGCTGGGAGGCGGACCTCCACCTGGGCCTGGCCCGCCTGGCACGCGACTGCGACGTCAGCCTCTTCATGGTCCTCGACGCGGCCCTCGCGGTGCTCCTCGGCCGCCTCGGCGCCGGCGCGGACATCCCCATCGGCGTGGCGAGCGCGGGCCGCGACGACCAGGCCACCGAGAACCTCATCGGCTTCTTCGCCAACACCCTCGTCCTGCGTACGCGGTTGTCGGACGGTCAGACCTTCCGCGAACTGCTTGCCGCGGTGCGGGAGAACACGTTGGACGCGCTTGCCCATCAGGACATCCCCTTCGAGGCCCTCGTGGACAGCCTCCGGCCGACCCGGTCGGTGGCCCATCACCCCCTCGTCCAGGTCATGCTGTCCTGGCAGACCGGCACCGACGAGACCCTGGACCTGCCCGGGATCGAGACCACGCCCCTGGTGCGGGGCACCGGCACGGCCCGCATGGACCTGGTGTTCCTGCTGCACGAACGCCTCGCGGGCGACGGCGCGCCGGCCGGTATCGAGGGCGGCATCGAGTACAACGCCGATGTCTTCGACCCGGAGACCGTGCGCACCATGGCCCGCCGACTGCGTCAGGTGCTGCTGGCGATGGTCGGCGACCCGGACCGGCCCGTCGGCGACCTCGACCTGCTCACCCCGGCCGAACGGCACCGTCTGTTGGAGGAGTGGAACGGCGAGGTCGGCGAGGCGCCCACGGCCGGTCTGTCCGAGCTGTTCGCGGCGCAGGCGGCCCGTACCCCGGGCGCCGTCGCCGTCAGCCACGGCGAGGAACGGCTGACCTACGCCGAACTCGACGCGGCCGCGGACCGGCTCGCCGTACGGCTGCGCGCGCTCGGCGTGGGTGCCGACGGCAGCGAGGACGCGGTGTGCCTGCTGATGGACCGCTCGCTGCGGCTGCCCGTCGCGATCCTCGCCGTGATCAAGGCGGGCGGCGCGTATGTGCCGCTTGACGCCCGCTATCCCGTCTCCCGCATGCGCATGATCGTCGCGGACACGAAGGCGAGCGTCCTGCTCGTGGACGGGACGGAGGACCCCGGCGTCGGAGCGACGCACGTCCTGGACGTGGCCGCTCACGACGGTACGGACGTCACGGCCCTGGACGCGCCCGAGCGTGGGCCCGACCGCATGGCCTACGTCATGTACACCTCCGGCTCCACCGGACGGCCCAAGGGCGTCGCGATCACCCACGGGAACGTGGCGAGCCTCGCCGCCGACCGCCAGTGGCAAGGCGGGCACCACGCGCGCGTGCTCATGCACTCCCCGATCGCCTTCGACGCCTCCACCTACGAGCTGTGGGCACCGCTGCTCACCGGCGGTGAAGTGGTCGTGGCGCCGGCCGGAGAACTCGACCCGGACGTTCTCGTGCGCACCCTGCACGAGCACGACGTCACCGCCGCGTTCTTCACCACCGCCCTGTTCAACCTGCTCGTCGAGCGTGACCCGACGGCACTGGCCGGGCTGCGCGAGGTGCTGTCGGGCGGCGAGAGCCACGCGCCCGACGTCTTCGCCAAGGCCATGGCCGCCTGCCCGGACACCGTGTTCTACAACATCTACGGGCCGACGGAGACGACGACGTTCGCCCTTCTCCAGGACATCAGCGAGGTCACCGACGGCAGCCTGCCCATCGGCCTGCCCATGGACGACACCCGTGCCTACGTCCTCGACGAGCGGCTGCGCCCGGTGCCCGTCGGCGTCCCCGGCGAGCTGTACCTCTCCGGCTGGGGCGTGGCCCGCGGCTACCTCGGGCAACCCGCCCTGACCGCACAGCGGTTCGTGGCCTGCCCGTACGGCACACCCGGGGAGCGGATGTACCGCACCGGCGACCTGGTCCGGCGCCGCGCCGACGGACGGATCGAGTACCTCGGCCGCACCGACGACCAGGTCAAGATCCGCGGCTTCCGCATCGAGCCCGGCGAGATCCAGAAGACCCTCGGCTCGCATCCGGCCGTCACCGACGCCTCCGTACTCGTGCGGGAGAAGCCCTCCGGCGGCAAGGACCTCGTCGGGTACGCCGTCCTCGCCGACGGCGCGCACGCCGAACCCGCCGAACTGCGGGCGTACATCGCCGAGCGGCTGCCGCAGTACATGGTGCCGGTCGCGGTCGTCCTGCTCGACGCGTTCCCCATGACCGCCAACGGCAAGATCGACCGCCGCGCCCTGCCCGCGCCCGACTTGGGCACGGACAGTGGTTCGCGCGAGCCGGCGACACCTGCCGAGCGGATCCTGTGCACGGTGTTCGCCGAGATCCTCCAGGTGCCCGAAGTCGGCCCGGACACCGGCTTCTTCGACATGGGCGGCGACAGCATCCAGGCCACCCAGCTGGTCGCCCAGGCCCGCACGGCAGGGCTCGTGTTCACCGTCCGGGACGTGTTCACCCAGCAGACCGTGGCGGGCATCGCCCAGGCGGCGCGCCCGGCCGACGAGGACACCGGGGCGGGCGTCGCCGACATCGGCACCGGTGAGATCCCGTTGCTGCCCGTCGTGGAACGGCAGCGGCAACTCGGCGGCTCGGTGGTCGGTTTCGATCTGTCGGCGACCGTGGGCCTGCCGTCCGACGTGGACGAGGAGCGGCTCACCGCGGCGCTCCAGGCGGTGGTCGACCGGCACGACGCGCTGCGCATACGGCTGGTGACCGGACCCGAGGGGCAGTGGTCACTGCACGCCGACGAGCCCGGCTCGGTGCGGGTCGCGGACCTTCTGCGCCGCGTGGACATCGGCGCACTGACGGACGGGGCGGCGCGGGACCTCATCGCCGAGGAGACGGCCGCGGCCAAACAGCGGCTCGACCCCGCCGAGGGCGCGATGCTCCAGCCGGTGTGGTTCGACGCGGGCGCGGGACGCGCGGGCCGACTGCTGCTCGCCGTGCACCACTTCGCGGTGGACGGCGTGTCCTGGCGCATCCTGCTCGCCGACCTCGCCGCCGCCTGGGACGCCGTGAGCGCGGGGCGTGAACCGGTCCTCGCGCCGGTGGTGACCTCGCTGCGCGGCTGGGCGGCCCGGCTGACCTCCGAGGAGAGCATCGCCCGGCACCGCGCCGAACTGCCGCTGTGGCAGGGCGTCCTGCGCGACGCGGCACCGCTGGTCTCCGGTGAACCGGACGCGGACCGCGACATCGCCGGGGCCGAAGGGCGGCTGACGCTGACCCTTCCCACCGAGGACACCGCGCCCCTGGTCGGCCGGGCGCCCACGGTGCTCCGGAGCGGCATCCAGGACGTCCTGCTCGCTGCCTTCGGACTCGCCGTCGACCACTGGCGCGCCCGCCGCCTCGGCACCGACAGCGCCCCGGTGGTCCTGGACGTGGAGAGCCACGGCCGCCACGAGCACCTGGCCGACGGAGCCGACCTGTCCCGCACCGTGGGCTGGTTCACCGGCGTCCACCCGGTCCGCCTCGACGGCGGCGCCCTCACCTGGGACGAGGTCACCGAGGCGGGCCCCGGCCTGGCAGGCGCCGTCATCCGCACCCGCGCCCATCTGAGGGCACTCCCGGAGCGCGGCCTCGGCTACGGCCTGCTGCGCCACCTCGACCCCGACAGCGCACCCCTCCTCGCCGAACTGCCCACACCCCAGGCACTGTTCAACTACCTCGGCCGGGTCCCGGTCACCGACGAGGAGAAGCCGTGGTTCCCGCTGCGGGACGACACCGTCCCCGGCGCCACCGCCGCCCGGCCCCTGCCGTACCCGCTCGAAGTCAACGCCGTCACCCAGGACGGCCCGGACGGCCCCCAGCTGGTCGCCAACTGGAGCTGGGCGCCCTCGCTGCTCACCGAGGACGAGGTACGCGAGCTGGCGGACGCCTGGTTCGAGGCGTTGCGTGCCATCGGCCGCTGCGCCCACGCAGTGGAGTCCGGAGCCGTCGAACTGGACCTTTCTGACAGTGAGCGCGCCGCGGCCGCGGACGCCGCCGACCTGCTGCACGCGCCGATCCCCAAGGCCGATCGCGGCAACGGCACCGGACTGTCCTTCGGCCAACTGGAGTTCCTGCTCCAGCCGGTGGGCCCCAACCACGCCCACCACGCCGTGATCACCGCCTGGCGCCTGCGCGGCGCACTCGACGCCCCGGCCCTGCGCCGCGCCCTGGACGACCTCGTGGCCCGGCACGACATCCTGCGCACCCGCTATGTCCAACAGGGCTCGGCCACCGTGCAGTTCGCCGACGGCAAGCCCGCCTGGCCGCTCGACACGGTCGACCTGCGCGGGCAGGAGGCCCAGCAGGAGAGGCTGCGCGAACTGCTCACCGCGCAGACCCAGGTGCCGTACCGCATCGAGGACGGCAACCTGGTGCGCGGCGTGCTCGTCCAACTCTCCGACGACGAACACGCGTTGGTCCTCGTGGCCCACCACATCCTCGTCGACCACTGGGGCTTCCTGGTCATCGCGGGCGAGCTCGCCGAGCTGTACGCGGCCCACTCCACGGCTCGGCAGCCGAGGCTCCCCGACGTGATGGTGCAGCACCTGGACTACGCGGCGTGGGAGCAAGGTCTGCTGACCTCGGGCGCGCTGGACGAGCATGTCGCGCACTGGCGCGGCGAGCTGGACGGCGCCGCCCGCACCCTCGACTTCGAGGCGCCCGCCCACCAGTTGGACGACTTCGTCGAGGGCTACAGCCACAGTGTGGTGATCGACGCGGAGGCCATGGGGGCGGTGCGGGACGCCGCCCGCCGCGAGGGCGTCACGCTGTTCATGATGCTGATGTCGGCGTTCCATGTGCTGCTGCACAGCTACTCGGGCGCGACCGACATCGCGGTGAGCCACCCCCTGGCCGGCCGTGAACGCCCGGAGAGCAAGTCGATGGTCGGACCGTTCATCAACGTCGTCCTCAACCGCACCCGGCTGGCGGACGACCCGACCGTGGGCGAACTGATCCAGCGGGTGCTGCGCGGCGAACTCGACGCGTACTCGCACCAGAACGTGCCGCTGCGCGCCCTCGTCCACGACGGCGTCATCGGCGACG
- the fabG gene encoding 3-oxoacyl-ACP reductase FabG, giving the protein MSAPVALVTGASRGIGRAIAVRLAKDGFDIALCYASRDDAARELEKEIGGLGRRTCVRRADVSDPAAVDELVEEAENTLGPLDAVVASAAVLRDNPLTVMEDDDWHDVLRTNLDGVYHVCRSAIEGMVRRRRGVIVALSSVAGLHGNPGQTNYAASKAGIIGFTRSLAREVGRYGIRANVVAPGFITTDPVLALPENVRDEFARRIALGRFGRPEEVADLVSFLVSDRAGYITGGTFRIDGGMG; this is encoded by the coding sequence ATGAGCGCCCCGGTCGCCCTGGTCACCGGTGCCTCCCGCGGCATCGGGCGGGCCATCGCCGTACGACTGGCCAAGGATGGCTTCGACATCGCGCTGTGCTACGCCTCCCGCGACGACGCCGCCCGCGAGCTGGAGAAGGAGATCGGCGGACTCGGCCGGCGCACCTGCGTCCGCCGCGCCGACGTCTCCGACCCGGCAGCCGTGGACGAACTGGTCGAGGAGGCCGAGAACACGCTCGGCCCGCTCGACGCGGTCGTGGCCTCGGCCGCGGTGCTGCGGGACAACCCGCTGACCGTGATGGAGGACGACGACTGGCACGACGTACTGCGCACCAATCTCGACGGCGTCTATCACGTCTGCCGCTCCGCCATCGAAGGCATGGTCAGGCGCCGCCGGGGCGTGATCGTCGCCCTGTCCTCCGTAGCCGGACTGCACGGCAACCCCGGCCAGACCAACTACGCCGCCTCCAAGGCGGGGATCATCGGCTTCACCCGCTCACTGGCGCGTGAGGTGGGCCGTTACGGGATCCGCGCGAACGTGGTGGCACCCGGGTTCATCACCACCGATCCGGTGCTCGCCCTGCCCGAGAACGTGCGGGACGAATTCGCGCGGCGCATCGCGCTCGGCCGGTTCGGCCGCCCGGAGGAGGTCGCCGACCTCGTCTCCTTCCTGGTGTCGGACCGCGCCGGATACATCACCGGAGGCACTTTCCGGATCGACGGCGGCATGGGCTGA